From Rudanella lutea DSM 19387, a single genomic window includes:
- a CDS encoding bifunctional ADP-heptose synthase: protein MLLMSPALDTVGHGNAQNGNASHGNTPREVAIDELFNAFNNLRVLIIGDVMLDSYVWGRVDRISPEAPVPVVNVVRRELRLGGAGNVLLNVQALGAEAIICSVIGTDEPGDRLVGQLNERCLSCDGLIRSESRITTIKERIIAGSQQVVRVDTETDKHITTTERARLIAKAKELIPTCQVVIFEDYDKGVLNAESIAEITAFANEQGVPTVVDPKKRNFLNYHHTTLFKPNLKELKEGLKLEFDVDDPAEFQQAVDTLKESLQIKGALITLSERGVYIDFDNQQHRLPAHLRQISDVSGAGDTVISIAACCVALRQPPQLVAGLSNLGGGLVCESVGVVPIDKARLKEEAIRLKL, encoded by the coding sequence ATGCTGCTCATGAGTCCTGCACTCGATACGGTCGGGCATGGCAATGCCCAGAACGGAAATGCCTCGCATGGAAATACACCGCGTGAAGTCGCCATCGATGAACTTTTCAATGCATTCAACAACCTCCGGGTGCTGATTATTGGCGATGTGATGCTCGACTCCTACGTGTGGGGCCGCGTTGACCGTATATCGCCCGAGGCCCCGGTTCCGGTCGTGAATGTGGTTCGGCGGGAGTTGCGGCTGGGAGGGGCGGGCAATGTGCTCCTTAATGTGCAGGCATTGGGCGCTGAGGCTATTATCTGTTCGGTGATCGGGACCGACGAGCCCGGTGACCGGCTGGTTGGCCAATTGAATGAGCGTTGTCTGTCGTGCGATGGGCTGATTCGGAGTGAGTCACGGATTACCACGATCAAAGAGCGGATTATTGCCGGTTCGCAGCAGGTGGTACGGGTCGATACCGAAACCGACAAGCATATTACGACTACGGAGCGGGCCCGGCTCATTGCTAAGGCCAAAGAGCTGATTCCGACCTGTCAGGTAGTTATTTTTGAAGATTACGACAAAGGAGTGCTCAACGCCGAGTCGATTGCCGAAATCACGGCCTTCGCCAACGAGCAGGGCGTTCCGACGGTTGTTGATCCCAAAAAGCGCAATTTCCTGAATTACCACCATACCACACTTTTCAAGCCAAACCTGAAAGAATTGAAGGAAGGCCTGAAGCTGGAATTTGATGTCGACGACCCCGCTGAGTTTCAGCAGGCAGTTGATACGCTGAAAGAATCGTTGCAGATCAAGGGCGCACTCATTACCCTGTCGGAGCGGGGGGTGTATATTGACTTCGATAATCAGCAACACCGCTTGCCGGCTCACCTGCGGCAAATATCGGACGTATCGGGTGCGGGCGACACTGTCATTAGCATTGCGGCCTGCTGCGTGGCACTGCGTCAGCCGCCCCAACTGGTGGCCGGTTTGTCGAACCTCGGCGGAGGGCTCGTTTGTGAGTCAGTGGGGGTAGTCCCTATCGACAAGGCAAGGCTGAAAGAAGAAGCTATTCGGCTTAAACTGTAG